In one Bufo gargarizans isolate SCDJY-AF-19 chromosome 11, ASM1485885v1, whole genome shotgun sequence genomic region, the following are encoded:
- the LOC122921637 gene encoding uncharacterized protein LOC122921637: MPSCIIKGCTHTWKNKDKNIIMHVFPKDPRIVRKWLEQAPDHFPNVDEWLEKILETQKKNDNYRLCSKHFDYFSYEEGGLRKKLRRDAVPTIFPPNISSTLDSSDATTETESQTTSESLVSSESRSATPLGDVSGELGETKSSDGTLPTIAATPCVKRKQKRRRVSEHPNTQVVSHPVGSSGNVVLHGEINLLGSTIQLHLPITATVTDTNVLLPTYSLPTMVDQSTNTDLYWSKDHKTFVLDTSYVSKVNIGIQTKKIRYRQRGTQCCLLKDRVKRAKGSFSGKKNKKGKTCEKTSLASGKGQLNEDEGSDNGQIDLLEEEIEPSKHSDYDNIQFSEDIEMSQSLFYSTPLSAAKLCSRLEINELSPLKKNIRDCHTIQLTSINLLEEENDAIEEEPDLSPGVIMESDEEEDEDLSTFLEDFEDEIEPLDQVTIDGNQMDIIGGDIKDPVSENKFIVFESCLDSLISMIPCQYRKSCGSRLTHKKIRQIGSAINLDVKCVRGHIQLLWTSQPRVNRISAGNLLLSSAIVLSGNHFLKIKMFFDIINIFMISRSTHYRYQPKYIFPSIHEEWQQERAKIVSALGRSPVCLAGDGQSDSPGFSAKYCIYTMMETDQGKIVDFSVVQIIPPASSVSLEKNAFKETIDRIIEKNINVRIVATDRHVSIRKLIKDEYPRIIHQFDVWHLAKSVGQKILTASKTQNCSALSPWISSIKNHLWWCARNCDGNPTKLVIRWKSVLKHVLNIHEWETEDEYSRCHHNTEIQDKKWLLDHSAAFEKLKSIVESQKLIKDIEHLCFFVIQEI, encoded by the coding sequence ATGCCCTCGTGCATTATAAAGGGATGTACCCACACCtggaaaaacaaagataaaaatatcATAATGCATGTGTTTCCAAAAGATCCCAGAATAGTCCGGAAATGGCTTGAGCAGGCTCCTGACCATTTTCCAAACGTGGACGAATGGCTTGAAAAAATCttggaaacacaaaaaaaaaatgataattatcGATTGTGCTCAAAGCACTTTGACTATTTTTCATATGAGGAAGGAGGATTGCGTAAAAAATTACGTCGTGATGCTGTGCCCACCATTTTCCCACCAAACATTAGCAGCACCCTGGATTCATCGGATGCAACTACTGAGACGGAAAGTCAGACAACTTCGGAATCATTGGTTAGTTCAGAATCGCGCTCCGCTACTCCGTTAGGAGATGTTTCCGGAGAACTCGGAGAAACAAAAAGTTCCGATGGAACATTGCCAACAATAGCAGCTACCCCATGtgtcaaaagaaaacaaaaaagaagaaGGGTATCAGAACATCCAAACACACAAGTTGTGTCACATCCGGTTGGTTCAAGTGGGAATGTCGTTCTACACGGTGAAATTAATCTCCTGGGAAGCACGATCCAACTTCACCTGCCAATTACTGCAACTGTTACAGACACCAATGTTTTACTTCCTACTTATAGCTTGCCAACCATGGTTGATCAGTCAACAAATACAGACTTATATTGGTCTAAGGATCATAAGACATTTGTCCTTGATACGAGTTATGTTTCAAAAGTCAATATTGGTATCCAGACCAAAAAAATAAGATATCGTCAACGAGGAACACAATGTTGTCTATTGAAGGACCGCGTAAAAAGAGCTAAAGGATctttttctggcaaaaaaaataaaaaaggaaaaacctgTGAAAAAACATCACTCGCAAGTGGCAAAGGACAGCTGAACGAAGATGAAGGTTCAGATAATGGCCAAATAGACCTGTTAGAAGAAGAAATTGAACCATCCAAGCATTCTGACTATGATAATATACAATTCAGTGAAGACATTGAGATGTCACAAAGTTTATTTTATTCAACACCATTGAGCGCTGCCAAACTGTGCAGCAGATTAGAAATAAACGAACTGTCACCTTTGAAGAAAAACATTAGAGATTGTCATACAATTCAACTTACAAGTATAAATTTATTGGAAGAAGAAAATGATGCTATAGAAGAAGAACCTGATTTATCGCCTGGGGTAATTATGGAATCTGATGAAGAGGAAGACGAAGATTTATCTACATTCCTAGAAGACTTTGAGGATGAGATAGAGCCTCTAGATCAAGTAACAATCGATGGGAACCAAATGGATATAATTGGAGGTGATATCAAAGACCCTGTTAGTGAAAATAAATTTATAGTTTTCGAAAGTTGCCTGGATAGTCTGATCAGTATGATTCCATGCCAATATAGGAAGTCATGTGGGAGTCGACTAACTCATAAGAAGATTAGACAGATCGGATCTGCGATTAACTTGGATGTGAAATGTGTCCGGGGTCACATTCAACTACTATGGACCAGCCAGCCGAGAGTAAATCGCATTTCCGCCGGCAACCTACTCTTGTCTAGTGCAATAGTGCTTAGTGGGAATCActtcctcaaaataaaaatgttttttgatataataaatatttttatgatATCTCGTTCAACCCATTACCGTTACCAgccaaaatacatttttccaaGCATACACGAAGAATGGCAACAAGAACGTGCAAAAATTGTCTCTGCACTAGGAAGATCACCTGTATGCTTGGCGGGTGACGGTCAATCTGACAGCCCTGGATTTTCAGCTAAATATTGTATATATACAATGATGGAGACTGACCAAGGAAAAATAGTCGACTTTAGTGTTGTACAAATAATTCCTCCGGCATCTTCAGTTAGCctagaaaaaaatgcttttaaagaAACAATAGACCgaattatagaaaaaaatataaatgttagaATAGTGGCAACCGATCGCCATGTTTCAATACGGaaactaataaaagatgaatatCCACGGATAATCCATCAATTTGATGTTTGGCATCTGGCAAAGTCAGTTGGGCAAAAAATTCTAACTGCTTCAAAAACCCAAAATTGTTCTGCCCTCTCACCGTGGATATCATCCATAAAAAACCATCTATGGTGGTGCGCTAGAAATTGTGATGGCAACCCTACAAAATTAGTGATAAGATGGAAGTCCGTTCTAAAACATGTTTTAAATATACACGAATGGGAAACAGAAGATGAATACTCACGGTGCCATCATAACACAGAAATACAAGATAAAAAGTGGCTCCTTGATCACTCTGCCGCATTTGAAAAGCTGAAAAGTATTGTTGAAAGTCAGAAACTTATAAAGGACATTGAACATCTTTGTTTTTTTGTCATACAGGAGATTTAG